The genome window GGAGTCGCCGGTCACCGGCTTGTCCGGGAGGAAATCACGCTCCTGCTCTTCGGCCTGCTGATGATCGTGGCGGCCGGACAGATGTGGTGGCGCACGACCTTGCGGGAGGATCCTGAGGAACGGAGCATCTGCGCGGACCTGTTTCCGCGGACCTGCTGGATGAAAGTGAGCGGGATCGGATTGGTGGTCGGCTTGTTGACTGGATTCTTTGGGGTCGGAGGAGGGTTTGTGATTGTGCCGGCCCTGACGCTGCTACTTGGATTTCCGATGCGGGTGGCGGTGGGGACTTCGCTGTTCATCATTACGCTGATTGCCCTGACGGGAGTCGCCGCATATGCTCGTCTGGCTCCGTTGGATGCGCGCATCCTCTCGTTCTTGATCGCCGGTGCAATTATCGGAATGCTGGCCGGGAGACAGGTGAGTCGCGCCCTCTCCCCCACGCTCTTAACCAGAGCCTTTGTCGTGGTCGCATGGGTGGTCGCGGTGATTCTCATCGGCCACAATCTCTGGAAGATCAACGGAGGAATCTTGTGAGTGAGCAACAGGGGGGCCTTGAAGAGGGAGGGGACTATACGCCTGTCGGTTCGAGGCGGACGTTTTTTGGCTGGGTGACGAAGGTAGCGGCAGGCTTGGTCGGGCTCGGGCTGGCAATTCCCTTGGCCGGGTATGTGATTTCACCAGCTCTGAAGCGCAGAGTCCAATCGTGGGTCGAGGTCGGTCGGGTCGATAGTTTGCCGGAAGGAGAACCGTCACAGCTTGAGTATGTGACGATCGTCAGAGACGGATACCTAGAGGCCAAGACCCAGAAGGCCGTCTGGGCGGTGAAACAGCCGGACGGAGCCGTCACCGTGTTCGCGCCTCTTTGCACGCATCTGGGGTGCGGCTATCACTGGGATACGACGGACCGGCAGTTCAAATGCCCCTGTCATGGAAGCGTTTATGATGTGACCGGAGCGGTGTTGGCCGGCCCTGCTCCTCGTGCGCTGGACCGCTTGCCGACAAAAATCGAATTAGGACGGGTGCTCGTCATGTACAAAGAGTTCAAGTCGGGATTGTCGAAGTCGGTGGAACTGTGAAATTGGTGAGCGGCGAGAGGGGTTCGGGAAATCCTACCACTCGCCCCTAGCCGCTTGCCTCTAGCCCGGAGCATTCTGATGCGAATCTACGAATGGTTTGACCGTCGCTTGAACCTCACGTCGGTCGAACGGACCCTGCTCGACGAGCCGATTCCCGGTGGCGCCAGCTGGATCTATGTGTTTGGCTCGGCGACGCTTTTTCTCTTCCTGCTCCAAGCCATCACCGGCATGTTTCTCGCCATCTATTATGCGCCGACGCCCGATCACGCCTATGACAGTATTCAGTTCATTGAAGAACAGGTCGCATTCGGCGCATTCGTGCGCGGGCTCCATCATTGGGGGGCCTCAGGGATGGTGGTCGCGATCGGGCTGCATATGCTCCAGACGTTTTTGTATGGGGCATACAAGTCGCCTCGCGAAGTGATGTGGATGGTCGGCGTCGTGCTCTTTCTTATCGTGATGGCGTTTGCCTTTACCGGCTATCTGTTGCCGTGGGATCAGACGGCCTATTGGGCAACGCAGATCGGGCTCAATATGGTGGGCACCGTTCCGCTGGTCGGAGAGTTCTTGATGAAGGTGATGCGGGGCGGGGAGCTGTTGGGGGCGCTCACGTTGTCCCGGTTCTTTGCCGTCCATGTGTTGTTTCTGCCGGCGATCCTGGTCACCATGATCGCCGCGCATCTCTTCATTCTGCGACGCGTGGGCCCGGCCGGGCCCTGGACCGATGAGCG of Nitrospirota bacterium contains these proteins:
- a CDS encoding sulfite exporter TauE/SafE family protein → MTGGDPSILVVVVGSLVGLSLGVTGSGGSLIAIPLLVYVLGTSVQEAVSLSLALVAAAACIGAIESFQSGLVKVKAALLLSGTGMIGGWVGVAGHRLVREEITLLLFGLLMIVAAGQMWWRTTLREDPEERSICADLFPRTCWMKVSGIGLVVGLLTGFFGVGGGFVIVPALTLLLGFPMRVAVGTSLFIITLIALTGVAAYARLAPLDARILSFLIAGAIIGMLAGRQVSRALSPTLLTRAFVVVAWVVAVILIGHNLWKINGGIL
- a CDS encoding ubiquinol-cytochrome c reductase iron-sulfur subunit — translated: MSEQQGGLEEGGDYTPVGSRRTFFGWVTKVAAGLVGLGLAIPLAGYVISPALKRRVQSWVEVGRVDSLPEGEPSQLEYVTIVRDGYLEAKTQKAVWAVKQPDGAVTVFAPLCTHLGCGYHWDTTDRQFKCPCHGSVYDVTGAVLAGPAPRALDRLPTKIELGRVLVMYKEFKSGLSKSVEL